From a single Granulicella aggregans genomic region:
- a CDS encoding SDR family oxidoreductase, with protein sequence MPSKTALIVGSTGIVGQNLAALLSAQPGWSVYGLARKPLATPGVHPIAADLLSPDSLAAALKEIRPTHVYLATWLRQPTEAENIRVNSAMVRNLLAAVAPARTVEHVALVTGLKHYLGPFEAYGKGKLPATPFREEQGRLDVENFYYAQEDEVFAAAARDHFGWSVHRPHTIVGYALGNQMNMGVTLAVYASICKETGRPFVFPGSAAQWNSLTDMTDARQLAKQLLWASTTPAARDQAFNIVNGDVFRWSWMWQRLAAWFEVEPAPFPAEITPLEVQLAGAAPIWKEIAAKYDLVESSLNALISAWHTDADLGRPIEVVTDMSKSRKLGFLEYQATDDSFFDLFARLREDRLIL encoded by the coding sequence TTGCCCAGCAAAACCGCACTCATCGTCGGCTCGACCGGAATCGTCGGACAGAATCTCGCTGCTCTGCTAAGCGCACAGCCGGGTTGGAGTGTCTACGGGCTGGCCCGCAAGCCGCTCGCGACGCCGGGCGTTCATCCCATCGCCGCTGACTTGCTTTCGCCTGATTCCCTGGCCGCGGCGCTCAAGGAGATCCGGCCTACGCATGTCTATCTCGCGACCTGGCTGCGCCAGCCCACTGAGGCCGAAAACATCCGCGTCAACAGCGCGATGGTCCGCAACCTGCTTGCGGCGGTCGCCCCGGCACGGACGGTCGAACATGTGGCCCTGGTTACCGGGCTCAAGCACTATCTCGGCCCGTTTGAGGCTTACGGGAAGGGCAAGCTTCCGGCCACTCCGTTCCGCGAGGAGCAAGGCCGTCTCGACGTAGAGAATTTTTACTACGCCCAGGAAGATGAGGTGTTTGCCGCTGCCGCGAGAGACCACTTCGGCTGGAGTGTCCACCGGCCGCATACGATCGTCGGATACGCGCTCGGCAACCAGATGAATATGGGGGTCACCCTCGCGGTCTACGCAAGCATCTGCAAAGAGACGGGCCGCCCGTTTGTTTTCCCGGGGTCCGCCGCGCAGTGGAACTCGCTGACGGACATGACCGATGCCCGTCAGCTCGCGAAGCAGCTGCTGTGGGCATCGACGACCCCTGCGGCCCGCGACCAGGCCTTCAACATCGTCAATGGCGACGTCTTCCGCTGGAGCTGGATGTGGCAGCGCCTCGCGGCCTGGTTCGAAGTTGAGCCTGCTCCATTTCCCGCCGAGATCACGCCACTCGAAGTGCAGCTTGCAGGCGCGGCCCCGATCTGGAAGGAGATTGCCGCCAAATACGATCTCGTCGAGTCCAGCCTCAACGCCCTCATCTCCGCATGGCACACTGACGCCGACCTGGGCCGTCCCATCGAGGTCGTTACCGATATGAGCAAGAGCCGAAAGCTCGGCTTTCTCGAGTACCAGGCGACGGATGACAGCTTCTTCGACCTTTTTGCCCGGTTGCGCGAAGACCGCCTGATCCTCTGA
- a CDS encoding GH39 family glycosyl hydrolase, producing the protein MQRLWVGAVLSVAAVCTAAAQVGTTGEPIKITVHAGERTGKYSPDWNYFGADEPNYITAPNGKKLLRELHDLSPVPVYFRPHNLLTTGDGTGSLKWGSTNAYREDADGKAIYDWTITDRIFDSLKDAGIRPLVEVGFMPEAMSTHPQPYRHDFPKGDVFTGWSYPPKDYDKWGALVEAYATHLKSRYGADTNTWLWEVWNEPDIDYWHGTPEEYDRLYDVTTAAIRKVIPAAKVGGPSATGINEGKSEHMLRQFLEHCESGKNAATGGVGAPLDFISYHPKGSPKVVDGHVEMALGRQLASVERGMKVIASYPKWKQTPILMTEIDPEGCAACKGPQNGYRNGPLYGVSVAEAMARSYELAKIYGVNLQGGVTWAFEFEDQPYFAGFRELATNGIDKAVLNVFRMYGKLGGDWVKTESSGELGVEEIIRDGVRAKDDVGAIATRRAREVDVMLWNYSDEDVTAAPAAIRMQIDGLSKGAVQVEEFRMDENHSNAYGIWKRMGSPARPTAAEQGELEQAGKLDSSEPGRSVAVKHGTADLLTSLPRQGVVLIKLQW; encoded by the coding sequence ATGCAAAGACTGTGGGTGGGAGCGGTGCTGAGTGTCGCGGCTGTATGTACGGCCGCGGCGCAAGTGGGAACAACAGGCGAGCCGATAAAGATTACGGTCCATGCCGGCGAGCGTACCGGAAAGTATTCACCCGACTGGAACTACTTTGGAGCGGATGAGCCGAACTACATCACCGCACCGAACGGGAAGAAGCTGCTGCGCGAGCTCCACGATCTGAGCCCCGTGCCGGTCTACTTCCGGCCGCATAACCTGTTGACGACGGGTGACGGCACCGGCTCGCTCAAGTGGGGATCGACGAACGCCTATCGCGAGGATGCCGACGGCAAGGCCATCTACGACTGGACGATCACCGACAGGATCTTCGACTCGTTGAAAGACGCGGGCATCAGGCCACTTGTCGAGGTAGGCTTCATGCCCGAGGCCATGTCGACGCACCCGCAGCCTTACCGGCATGACTTTCCTAAGGGTGACGTCTTCACCGGATGGAGCTATCCGCCAAAGGACTACGACAAGTGGGGGGCTCTGGTCGAAGCCTATGCGACGCATCTCAAGTCGCGCTACGGCGCGGATACGAACACCTGGCTGTGGGAGGTCTGGAACGAACCGGACATCGACTACTGGCACGGCACGCCGGAGGAGTACGACCGGCTCTACGACGTCACCACGGCTGCAATTCGCAAAGTCATCCCAGCGGCCAAGGTAGGCGGCCCTTCAGCAACGGGGATCAATGAGGGCAAGTCCGAGCACATGCTCCGCCAGTTTCTCGAGCACTGCGAATCCGGCAAGAACGCGGCTACTGGTGGCGTAGGCGCGCCGCTTGACTTCATCAGCTACCACCCCAAGGGTTCCCCAAAGGTCGTCGACGGCCACGTCGAGATGGCACTGGGACGCCAGCTCGCCTCGGTCGAGCGCGGAATGAAAGTGATCGCATCCTATCCGAAGTGGAAGCAGACGCCGATCCTCATGACCGAAATCGACCCCGAAGGCTGCGCGGCCTGCAAGGGCCCGCAGAACGGCTATCGCAACGGGCCACTCTACGGGGTCAGCGTCGCCGAGGCGATGGCTCGCAGCTATGAGCTGGCGAAGATCTACGGCGTCAATCTCCAGGGCGGTGTCACCTGGGCGTTCGAATTCGAGGACCAGCCTTACTTCGCCGGCTTTCGCGAGCTGGCGACCAACGGGATCGACAAAGCAGTCCTGAATGTCTTTCGCATGTACGGCAAGCTGGGCGGCGACTGGGTAAAGACCGAAAGCTCCGGTGAGCTGGGCGTCGAGGAGATCATTCGCGACGGAGTCCGCGCGAAAGACGACGTAGGTGCCATCGCGACGCGCCGTGCACGCGAGGTCGATGTCATGCTGTGGAACTACTCCGATGAGGACGTAACCGCAGCGCCTGCTGCGATCAGGATGCAAATCGATGGTCTCTCGAAGGGAGCCGTGCAGGTAGAAGAGTTCCGCATGGACGAGAACCACTCAAACGCCTACGGCATCTGGAAGCGAATGGGATCGCCTGCGCGACCGACAGCCGCCGAGCAGGGCGAGCTGGAACAGGCAGGGAAGTTGGATTCCTCAGAACCGGGAAGATCGGTAGCCGTGAAACACGGCACGGCCGATCTATTGACGTCACTACCAAGACAGGGTGTTGTGTTGATAAAGCTTCAATGGTGA
- a CDS encoding sensor domain-containing diguanylate cyclase, with protein MAISADPIEKRPRTLQDALFESGIPQAWLGTLAATFLGLLVLGHVDRPNLLWPVSGIALALCLPHWQRGWGKRIRLLVGSASGFWTAAVILGMPWRLAALLSILTCIDIVLGGWALSPAVKTFEDLKDERNILTFLLAAVLIPLVTGSLGAYPVAIFLKLPPSQTLLMNVMGNSLGIAACMPLVLLLRSGDWLGLDKLRRDNERQGGQERDKLRIAAAATFFVAVSVFVFWQQTNPFLFMVFPPMILLILTMGLEGSVLSSVALSVIGWFGTMHGHGPVMLAKGTPMHQFLIFQGFVWISLATSLPVGALIDERRRAEHRAKESESIYRVLLQNADDLIVLSSINGESRYVSPAVTRLSGWTQEEYLAMDRFDTFHEEDQEMAREAVQKIRAGSGEQTIQYRMREKSGGWKWVRAVVRAYGVEGEAIAGYVGTIRDISGEKQIEEIWSRERQGLVTEKRQMAALASTDSLTGLLNRRGFEEQVEVLKRRGSFPVSLLMVDIDHFKRYNDRYGHLQGDSCLTQVAQVLRSHATRTNDIAARLGGEEFTVVLVGAGLQDALRVSEAMLSVLRSVGIEHGASPFGVVTMSVGAAVHASGDLDIEQLMAQADSALYLSKRTRNRVTAYSQQAELARA; from the coding sequence ATGGCGATCTCCGCCGATCCGATCGAGAAGAGGCCTCGCACTCTCCAGGATGCCCTCTTCGAGAGCGGCATCCCGCAGGCATGGCTGGGCACACTGGCGGCGACGTTCCTCGGCCTGCTCGTGCTGGGCCATGTAGATCGCCCGAACCTGCTGTGGCCGGTCAGCGGCATAGCGCTGGCCCTGTGCCTGCCGCACTGGCAGAGGGGGTGGGGAAAACGGATACGGCTGCTGGTAGGCTCGGCGTCCGGCTTCTGGACTGCGGCGGTGATCCTCGGAATGCCCTGGCGACTGGCGGCGTTGCTCTCCATCTTGACCTGCATCGATATCGTCCTCGGTGGATGGGCGCTGAGCCCCGCGGTGAAGACCTTCGAAGACCTCAAGGACGAGCGCAATATCCTCACGTTCCTGCTTGCGGCGGTATTGATTCCGCTGGTGACCGGGTCGCTTGGTGCCTATCCGGTAGCGATCTTCCTCAAGCTGCCACCAAGTCAAACCCTGTTGATGAACGTCATGGGGAACTCCCTGGGGATCGCGGCCTGCATGCCGCTGGTGCTGCTACTGCGCAGCGGAGACTGGCTGGGGCTCGACAAACTGCGCCGGGACAATGAGAGGCAAGGCGGCCAGGAGCGGGACAAGCTAAGAATCGCTGCAGCGGCAACATTCTTCGTTGCTGTCTCGGTGTTCGTCTTCTGGCAGCAAACAAACCCGTTTCTGTTCATGGTCTTTCCGCCCATGATCCTCCTCATCCTCACGATGGGCCTCGAGGGTTCCGTCCTCTCGTCGGTGGCACTGTCGGTGATCGGCTGGTTCGGGACGATGCACGGCCATGGGCCGGTCATGCTGGCGAAGGGTACGCCGATGCACCAGTTCCTCATCTTCCAGGGATTCGTTTGGATCAGCCTGGCCACATCGCTGCCGGTCGGCGCTCTGATCGATGAACGCCGCCGTGCGGAGCACAGGGCAAAAGAGTCCGAGTCGATCTACCGTGTGCTGCTACAGAATGCGGACGACCTCATCGTCCTTTCGTCCATCAATGGAGAAAGCCGCTATGTGTCGCCTGCGGTGACCCGGCTCTCGGGATGGACGCAGGAGGAGTACTTGGCGATGGACCGGTTCGACACCTTCCACGAAGAAGACCAGGAGATGGCCCGGGAGGCCGTGCAGAAAATTCGTGCCGGATCGGGAGAGCAGACGATTCAGTATCGGATGCGCGAGAAATCAGGCGGCTGGAAGTGGGTGCGGGCGGTAGTGCGCGCGTATGGCGTCGAGGGCGAGGCGATCGCAGGCTATGTCGGCACCATCCGAGACATCTCCGGCGAGAAGCAGATTGAAGAGATCTGGAGCAGGGAACGGCAGGGCCTGGTAACGGAGAAGCGCCAGATGGCCGCCCTCGCCAGCACCGACTCGCTCACCGGGTTGCTGAACCGCAGAGGCTTCGAGGAGCAGGTAGAAGTCCTGAAGCGACGCGGCAGCTTCCCCGTGTCCTTACTCATGGTCGACATCGACCACTTCAAGCGCTACAACGACCGCTACGGACATCTCCAGGGAGATAGCTGCCTGACCCAGGTAGCCCAGGTGCTGCGCTCGCATGCGACCCGCACCAACGACATCGCAGCGCGACTCGGTGGAGAAGAGTTCACCGTAGTGCTGGTCGGTGCCGGGTTGCAGGATGCGCTGCGCGTATCTGAAGCCATGCTGTCGGTGCTACGGTCGGTGGGTATTGAGCACGGCGCAAGCCCATTCGGTGTAGTTACGATGAGCGTGGGAGCCGCAGTCCATGCGAGTGGAGATCTGGATATCGAGCAGCTCATGGCGCAAGCCGACAGCGCCCTTTACCTCAGCAAGCGGACTCGAAACCGGGTAACGGCATACTCGCAACAAGCGGAACTGGCGCGGGCGTAA
- a CDS encoding TonB-dependent receptor yields the protein MNTRTALFALLLSPAAICAPLHAQVVGGSISGTVSDSTGSRIAAATVVIHNEETGTERRLLTGADGRYAAPSLAIGSYEITVTDAGFADEHRKHVELVVGQSTTLDLTLRPAGASENISVDAAGTTVNTSTEQTSGLVDERQVKQLPLNGRSYDQLITLNPATVNYTGQRSGSIGTSNSSVGNMFAISGRRPQDNLFLLNGIEYTGASLINVTPGGTSGQLLGVDAVREFNVVSDTYSASYGKRQGAQISIVTASGTNKIHGGAYEFIRNSALDARNYFDQANGARRLPEFQRNNYGASLGGPIKHDKLFLFGNYEGYRQNLGLSDVTLVPDNNARQGLVPNAKTGALTNVGVAPGVAALLDLWPVANGPELTSGGLPTGIAQAFSSPIQHIREDFGTARFDANITPSDLLFAVYTIDDSTANTPTQNPYSLINEDLREQVLSVQEQHVFSPRLLNTARVGFSRASFFFLGASTPLGGADVPGWVAGKPVGAIVIAGSTASNGSSQITGAGANVGSDNATTRNLFTFDDHIYYTLGRHQIEAGGWIQRLQSNDNLAQNQDGQASFASLTTFLQGTVKTFTVVPNPTELGWRSWMGAGYLEDTVHLLPNLELRAGIRFESTNGFNESQGRASVYGFTNGIINTTPTTGSAALTDNRAKFLPEPRVGLAWDPFKNGETSIRAGFGLHHSLLDNLDYRLDQSAPFNTTLSQSNVAVSSLNFTAASQPSASTLISPSNVQPNIDTPAVVNWNLRVEQKVAAHTSLTVGYIGSHGYHQVLSGDQNEPAFVTCPNAACPNGVAAGTIFYPTTTKANPLVANTTSWFSTGISNYHALEVDLKRSFANGLQFRGTYTWSRNLDNGSAWNTSVSANTPAYVSVPTLTSLDYGRAATDINHIAAINGTYDLPFGRNHRFASNLAPTLDKAASGWTVSAIADLQSGFPFSPQLGYNPTGSGDTRNPVRPDINPDYHGNLYPKKVGEWFDPAAFLAPVSTLSSKTGAITGGAVGNLGRDTLTGPGLAELDLSLLKSTHISERYNLQFRSEFFNVLNHTNFTTPNAITFASAPTLVAGTYTAPSVSPTAGVITATATTSRQIQFGLKLVF from the coding sequence TTGAATACCCGCACCGCACTGTTCGCACTGCTTCTCTCGCCTGCCGCTATATGCGCCCCTCTGCACGCCCAGGTGGTGGGAGGCTCGATCTCAGGCACCGTGTCTGATTCGACCGGCTCGCGCATCGCCGCAGCGACGGTTGTGATTCACAACGAAGAGACCGGCACCGAGCGCCGTCTGCTTACCGGAGCGGACGGCCGGTATGCGGCACCGTCGCTGGCCATCGGCAGCTACGAGATCACCGTTACCGACGCAGGATTTGCCGATGAACATCGCAAACACGTCGAGCTGGTCGTCGGCCAAAGCACTACCCTTGACCTCACCCTTCGGCCCGCCGGAGCTTCGGAAAACATAAGTGTCGACGCCGCAGGCACGACGGTCAACACCAGCACCGAGCAGACCTCCGGCCTGGTCGATGAGCGCCAGGTGAAGCAGCTTCCGCTGAACGGTCGCAGCTACGACCAGCTCATCACGCTGAACCCGGCTACCGTGAACTACACCGGCCAGCGGTCGGGATCGATCGGCACTTCGAACTCGTCGGTGGGCAATATGTTCGCCATCTCGGGACGGCGTCCGCAGGACAATCTCTTCCTGCTCAACGGTATTGAGTACACCGGAGCTTCGCTGATCAACGTCACCCCGGGCGGCACCAGCGGGCAGCTATTGGGAGTCGATGCGGTGCGCGAGTTCAACGTCGTCTCCGACACATACTCCGCCAGCTACGGCAAGCGCCAGGGGGCGCAGATCTCAATCGTAACCGCCAGCGGCACAAATAAGATCCACGGCGGAGCGTACGAGTTCATCCGCAACTCGGCGCTGGACGCGCGGAATTATTTTGATCAAGCGAATGGGGCGAGAAGGCTTCCTGAGTTTCAGCGCAACAACTACGGCGCATCGCTTGGCGGCCCGATCAAGCACGACAAGCTGTTTCTCTTTGGCAACTACGAGGGCTACCGCCAGAACCTTGGCCTCTCGGATGTCACGCTGGTGCCTGACAATAACGCCCGCCAAGGACTCGTGCCGAACGCCAAGACGGGCGCGCTGACGAACGTCGGTGTCGCGCCGGGTGTGGCCGCGCTGCTTGATCTTTGGCCCGTCGCCAACGGGCCTGAACTTACCTCGGGCGGTCTTCCTACCGGCATCGCGCAGGCGTTCTCGAGTCCCATTCAGCACATTCGCGAAGACTTCGGCACCGCCCGCTTCGACGCCAACATCACACCCAGCGATCTGCTCTTCGCGGTGTACACGATCGACGATTCCACGGCGAACACCCCGACCCAGAACCCGTACTCGCTCATCAACGAAGACCTCCGCGAGCAAGTCCTGAGCGTGCAGGAACAGCACGTCTTTTCGCCACGGCTGCTGAATACGGCGCGCGTCGGATTTTCGCGCGCGAGCTTTTTCTTCCTTGGCGCATCCACGCCGCTTGGCGGTGCGGACGTTCCCGGATGGGTTGCGGGCAAGCCTGTGGGTGCGATTGTGATCGCGGGCAGCACCGCTTCGAACGGGTCATCGCAGATCACGGGAGCCGGCGCGAACGTCGGCTCGGACAACGCGACCACGCGCAACCTGTTCACCTTCGACGACCACATCTACTACACGCTTGGGCGGCACCAGATTGAAGCAGGGGGATGGATTCAGCGGCTGCAGTCAAACGACAACCTGGCCCAGAACCAGGACGGCCAAGCTTCGTTCGCAAGCCTCACAACGTTCCTGCAAGGGACGGTGAAGACCTTCACGGTCGTTCCTAACCCGACGGAGCTTGGATGGCGCTCGTGGATGGGTGCGGGCTATCTCGAAGACACGGTCCATCTGTTGCCTAACCTCGAGCTTCGCGCGGGTATCCGCTTCGAGTCCACGAACGGCTTCAACGAGTCGCAGGGGCGGGCGAGCGTCTACGGATTCACCAACGGCATCATCAACACCACACCGACGACGGGCTCTGCGGCGTTGACGGACAACCGCGCGAAGTTTCTGCCTGAGCCCCGCGTCGGCCTGGCGTGGGACCCGTTCAAGAATGGCGAGACCTCCATCCGGGCAGGCTTCGGGCTGCACCACTCGCTGCTCGATAACCTCGACTACCGGCTAGACCAGTCCGCGCCGTTCAACACCACGCTGTCGCAGTCGAACGTTGCGGTCTCGTCGTTGAACTTCACGGCCGCCTCGCAGCCCAGTGCGAGCACGCTCATCTCGCCTTCGAACGTGCAGCCCAATATCGACACGCCCGCCGTGGTGAATTGGAATTTGAGAGTGGAGCAGAAGGTGGCCGCTCACACGTCGCTTACTGTGGGCTATATCGGATCGCATGGGTATCACCAGGTGCTCTCCGGCGACCAGAACGAGCCTGCGTTTGTCACCTGCCCCAACGCTGCCTGCCCGAATGGAGTGGCCGCAGGAACGATCTTCTATCCGACGACTACGAAGGCGAATCCGCTGGTCGCGAACACTACTTCGTGGTTCTCGACGGGCATCTCGAACTATCACGCTCTTGAAGTCGACCTGAAGCGCAGCTTCGCGAACGGCCTGCAGTTCCGCGGTACTTACACCTGGTCGCGAAATCTCGACAATGGCTCGGCGTGGAACACCAGCGTCTCTGCCAACACGCCGGCCTATGTCTCGGTGCCTACGCTGACCAGCCTCGACTACGGGCGCGCTGCTACGGACATCAACCACATCGCCGCGATCAACGGCACCTATGATCTGCCCTTCGGCCGCAACCACCGGTTTGCCTCGAACCTTGCTCCGACGCTGGACAAGGCGGCATCGGGATGGACGGTGAGTGCCATCGCCGACCTGCAATCGGGCTTCCCTTTCAGCCCGCAGCTTGGCTATAACCCAACGGGATCAGGCGACACGAGGAACCCGGTGAGGCCGGACATCAACCCCGATTACCACGGCAATCTGTATCCGAAGAAGGTTGGCGAGTGGTTCGACCCTGCGGCCTTCCTTGCTCCCGTTTCGACGCTCTCTTCAAAGACCGGTGCCATCACTGGCGGAGCGGTTGGCAACCTGGGCCGCGACACTCTCACCGGCCCTGGTCTTGCCGAGCTGGACTTGTCGCTGCTCAAGTCGACCCACATCAGTGAGCGCTATAACCTGCAGTTCCGGTCGGAGTTCTTCAACGTCCTGAACCATACGAACTTTACGACTCCGAACGCGATCACGTTTGCCTCTGCGCCGACGCTTGTGGCGGGCACTTACACCGCTCCCAGCGTCTCGCCTACGGCGGGGGTTATTACGGCTACCGCTACGACTTCGCGGCAGATCCAGTTTGGGTTGAAGCTCGTGTTCTAG
- a CDS encoding VWA domain-containing protein translates to MRLDQRLALVSLLLCGAASSAQQAVPLRAESADTISLDVVVTPKSGVPVPGLQQQDFVVLDNKISRPVTSFTALAGPQAPIEVILVVDAVNARYDTVAYERERIDKFLLADGGELTHPMTLAVLTDKGTEIQQGSSRDGKALKEALDHDAIGLRTIGRSTGFYGAEDRLDLSLKALDGLIAREETRPGRKIILWVSPGWPLLSGPGVQLDNKQQQRLFGQVVALSTRLRQARITLYNINPVGTGESLVRADYYKTFLNGVSKPSQANLGDLGLQVLATQTGGLALTSDNDITAMLQQATRDTNAYYQISFAAAPGEHPDEYHRLDVRVDKPGLIARTRTGYYAEPSAEAQVFDK, encoded by the coding sequence ATGCGACTCGATCAACGGTTGGCCTTGGTTTCTCTTCTCTTATGCGGTGCAGCAAGTTCTGCGCAACAGGCTGTGCCTCTACGGGCGGAATCCGCGGATACCATCTCGCTCGATGTCGTGGTGACACCGAAGTCTGGTGTGCCTGTCCCAGGCCTTCAGCAACAGGACTTCGTGGTTCTGGATAACAAGATCTCGCGGCCTGTCACATCCTTCACCGCACTAGCCGGGCCACAGGCACCGATTGAGGTGATCCTGGTCGTCGACGCGGTGAACGCACGCTATGACACGGTGGCTTACGAGAGAGAGCGGATCGACAAGTTCCTGCTCGCGGATGGCGGAGAACTCACGCATCCGATGACCCTGGCGGTGCTTACCGATAAGGGAACAGAGATTCAGCAGGGGAGCTCGCGGGACGGTAAAGCGCTGAAGGAGGCGCTCGACCATGATGCGATTGGTCTTCGCACGATCGGGCGCAGCACAGGATTTTACGGAGCGGAGGACAGGCTCGATCTCTCTCTGAAGGCGTTGGATGGCCTGATCGCACGCGAGGAGACAAGGCCGGGGCGGAAGATCATCCTGTGGGTCTCGCCGGGATGGCCGCTTTTATCGGGACCGGGAGTTCAGTTGGATAACAAACAGCAGCAGCGGCTCTTTGGGCAGGTCGTTGCGCTCTCGACTCGCCTGCGACAGGCGCGTATTACGCTTTACAACATCAATCCGGTCGGGACTGGCGAAAGCCTTGTGCGCGCCGACTATTACAAGACCTTCCTGAACGGGGTATCGAAGCCCAGTCAGGCCAATCTCGGAGACCTGGGATTGCAGGTGCTGGCGACCCAGACGGGAGGCCTTGCCTTGACCTCGGACAACGACATCACCGCCATGCTTCAGCAGGCCACACGCGACACGAATGCCTACTACCAGATCTCGTTTGCGGCAGCTCCGGGGGAGCATCCCGACGAATATCACCGGTTGGATGTGCGGGTCGACAAGCCCGGCCTGATCGCGCGGACGCGAACTGGCTACTATGCCGAGCCGTCAGCCGAAGCCCAGGTGTTTGACAAATAG
- the cysD gene encoding sulfate adenylyltransferase subunit CysD, whose translation MSVSTFEERAAEDAVNTGAPRLSHLQLLEAESIQIFREVAAEFQKPVMLYSIGKDSSVMLRLAQKAFFPGPIPFPLLHVDTGYKFHEMIEFRDNLTRELGLDLKVWRNEQAILDGANPVALGTQRCCGLLKTTALLDGLRNYGYDAAFGGARRDEEKSRAKERIFSFRDKVGQWDPKNQRPEVWNLYNARISPGESIRVFPLSNWTELDIWHYILLENIPIVPLYFAKEREMIVRGDSLIPVEQSFVKALPGEVQWVKSRLRSLGCSPCTGAIRSDADTIPKIIAELVGFRSSERANRVIDHDTDGSMEIKKREGYF comes from the coding sequence ATGTCGGTTTCTACGTTTGAAGAACGAGCGGCTGAAGACGCGGTGAATACCGGCGCCCCGCGTTTAAGCCATCTCCAGCTTCTCGAGGCGGAGAGCATCCAGATCTTCCGCGAGGTGGCCGCCGAGTTTCAGAAGCCCGTAATGCTCTACTCCATCGGCAAGGACTCCTCCGTCATGCTGCGGCTGGCGCAGAAGGCCTTCTTCCCCGGTCCGATTCCGTTCCCTCTGCTGCACGTCGATACCGGCTACAAGTTCCACGAGATGATCGAGTTTCGCGACAACCTGACGCGCGAGCTTGGCCTCGACCTGAAGGTCTGGCGCAACGAGCAGGCCATTCTCGACGGCGCAAACCCGGTAGCCCTGGGAACCCAGCGGTGCTGCGGTCTGCTGAAGACCACGGCGCTTCTCGACGGCCTTCGTAACTACGGCTACGACGCAGCATTTGGCGGCGCTCGCCGCGACGAAGAGAAGTCCCGCGCCAAGGAACGCATCTTCTCCTTCCGCGATAAAGTCGGCCAGTGGGACCCCAAGAATCAGCGTCCCGAGGTCTGGAATCTTTACAACGCAAGGATCTCGCCCGGCGAGAGCATCCGGGTCTTTCCGCTCTCGAACTGGACGGAGCTCGACATTTGGCACTACATCCTGCTCGAAAACATCCCGATTGTGCCTCTTTACTTCGCAAAAGAACGCGAGATGATCGTGCGCGGCGACTCCCTGATCCCTGTCGAGCAGAGCTTCGTAAAGGCCCTGCCCGGCGAGGTCCAGTGGGTCAAGTCGCGCCTTCGTTCGCTCGGCTGCAGCCCTTGCACCGGAGCGATCCGTTCCGACGCGGACACGATCCCGAAGATCATTGCGGAGCTCGTGGGCTTCCGCTCCTCGGAGCGTGCGAATCGCGTCATCGACCACGACACCGATGGATCCATGGAGATTAAGAAGCGGGAGGGCTACTTCTAA